In the genome of Danaus plexippus chromosome 18 unlocalized genomic scaffold, MEX_DaPlex mxdp_20, whole genome shotgun sequence, the window CGTTATCGTCCACTTCGGGAAAGGCTGTTTTAAAGTGATATTTAACATttggaaatatttaagaattttatgtaaatcttTTGTGAAACAACCTTATTAAGTCTGGGTAGCCCTAATATAGTATGGTCCTTGTACAGTAAAAACTTCAAATGAACTTTAGACGCACGTGAAAACCTAAgtgaatgtattaatataatattaccgCAATAAACTGAGTATCATGGCGTATGTCAGCCTGAACTGCGATGACAGCTTCTGTGGAGTTCCCAACATCATTCCTTTAAGCGTCACTTGATCTGGGACGCCTTCTTTGCAGAGGATTATCACTGTGCCTGTATCGTCCAAACCtgaaatcatatatatatatatatcatgtaGGTTGGTTTCCTTGTGATCAATTTCAGCCCGACATATGTAggttgtgacgtcacacgtACCTCGCCTCCCCGCCCTGCCCGCCATCTGTATGTACTCAGCTGGCGCGAGGCTCCTGGACTGTATGCCGTCGAACTTGGTGATATCATCGAAGACTACAGTACGCGCTGGCATGTTGACGCCCATAGCGAACGTCTCCGTCGCAAAAAGAATTTTCACctgatattttaatagcatatatataatgatatctaagattttctcaagtttttaaataaaagtaagatttttgtatatactaCGCTTTTTTATTAGTTCAAAACTggataatcccgacgtttcggttcctttgcaGCGACGGTGatcaaatgatatatatttatatttaatatacatagttaCTTAAggaatctatatattttattttatctagaaGTTGTGAATCcagttcttatttttattattttaatatatatatttttcattctatattataaatttcgacttaatataattcatgtatttctttaaatgtgtatgtaaaaacataattatagaaaaaaaataattatagtctATGAACAAAAAAGAAGGGAGAAAAGTAAGTTGTcagcttataaaaaattgaaatatatcatgggttatataaatagtatggATAAGTCTATGGCTTTTTGGAATATAATGCCTAGGAATTTGTAGGactttttagatatttttttaaactcacgTGACCGGACTGGAAGAGCATTTCGACGATTTCTTTAAGCAAAGGCAATATACCGCTGTGATGTACTCCGATACCGTTCTCCAATACTCTTTGGAGACGTATCACCtgaaaaatgtatactttATAGCGACTCACGTATCGTTTAAGACCTCTCTAGaaactacatttttttattagtgcatataaataatataaaagacaaatggcatggtaatatttttgacatcctacataaataatacatgtgatattttaaactacataacccaatacacacacacacacacacacacatatatatgtgtgtgtgtgtgtgtgtgtgtgtgtataattcCTTATCCTAACCTGTGGAAGCTTTCTATCAGGCTCCTTCAACCTCTGAAGACATCTCATGAAGAATGATTTGATGTGACTTTTCTCTTTGGCCGTTGTTAAATCTACTGACATCAAATTTTCAGCATTCTGATCACACCTTCAAAACAAGTGTATTTAGTTAAAACCtacattaatactataatgtgcgaatattcataaatgaaaAGCTGTTGACGCTTCGTACCTAGAGTAGTAGTACGACCAGCAAACTTGTACTAAGGAtgcagtttaaatttaaatattatctaccTATCAgtcaaactatttttatatttttttgtttttacttcatattaaatttaatatgtacattaaaggtttttcgattttttttcatcatgtAACTATCAGAGttagtgtattaaaatatacttcctGTTTAATGGTATACTAACCGATTTCTCGACAAGGTAAAAGCCACGACGGGCAACTTATCGCAGCTCCTCAGGTGATCTATGAACGCTACCCACATGGTTTGTTCGGCTTTAGGATTCCCGAATTGTTTTCCACCTGGAATACAGATTTTTATGCtgtactatatattaatattatgtaattagcTTGTAAATACATAgtgattattataacaaaacaagcAACATTTAATAAACCTACGAAAATTACCCAATCGTCTATAAACTTGGTGTAAAAAATCTCGTCGTTGTTTTTGGATGTATTTTTTCGagcattttatgtttaatatctcAAAACAATTAACCTTTCGGGCCAAAACTCTTCTTATATTCGTTCTCCCTCGCTTTCTTAGCGGCAGCAGCTTCATTGTAACCGCGCAACTGAAAGGCACCCTCTTGATCGACGACCAGAAATCTTTCATTTTTCGATTTACCTCCCGaccctaaaaaaaaaaatgcacaaaataaaaatagattcaaGAAAAATCTTGTCAAATGGAATTAtctgaaatcaataaaatattttttaattacatacaatCGACAAATACAACAGTTTGTTGGATCGCAATAGGTTAGCTGAAATTACCTTTCGTTATATATAGCCTCGGATTTGTCAAGATGGCggcatttatatatattatccgACATTATCAAATCAGTTATAAGaatttgacaataaaaatacctaGTGATTTATAGGTTTTCTATAGCCACTACAAATTGCCACTGGCCACTGCGGGTTGTTACAACCATCTCTAAGAATATGGTACCAGATTCTGATGACTGACATTTGTGGCCAAAGTTTCGGCCATTGCGGGAGTATTTTCTTCACATCAAAACATCGTTTCGAAAAGTTATTTACACAActtatgaaatttaacaagCGAAtcctaataaaaaacttaaataatattagttcttTTTAAGGTAATGTacctgtatataaataatggcaCAAAGGTACAGGTCTCTTAGGCGTAGACACGACATAGACTTTCCTCTTCTTAGTACGCCCCACCCAGTCAGCGAACTGTAGAGTGTTGGGTACAGTCGCGCTCAACATCACTATACTGACGTGGGCAGGAAGAAGAATTAGAACCTCCTCCCAAACATAGCCACGCTATAAATGTacatagtataataaaaatatgtagataaatattataatattatgaaacagacaaataaaacaaatcataattttgaatttggaattatttttgatggcaataaaaaaaaatatgtagagtTGAAAACTGACGCGTTCTACAGTTAAACGTACCtcagtattattaatgtagtGGACCTCGTCGAATATAACGAATTCTAGGTCCCTGGTGACGTCAGAGCCGCAGTACAACATGGACCTTAGTATCTCAGTGGTCATCACGAGGCAGGAGGCTGTAGCGTTGATCTGAAGGTCACCGGTCAGGAGACCAACTTcaccaaacattttattaaaatcattgtacTTCTGGTTTGATAGGGCTTTGATTGGTGATGTGTAGATTGCTCTGGAATGTATTTAAATCCTATggtttagtattaaaataacttttaagttttatttcaacaaaattaataatcaactCCAATCATGACTATATATCATTTAGGaaccttattatatttttatctgtgatAACGttagttacaataatatatattgtctattttaattcctttaaataacaaaatcgttattttagaacatatttatattaagtttagaTAAATTGATTccatatttaaacttaaattcttTTCTGTCTGTCAATACGAAATAATGAAgcttatattttctttctagtttattgttattgattcTAACGCACCTGGTACAATTTCTTCTTGACATGGCTATAGCATACTCGGCTACAACTGTCTTCCCGGCAGATGTATGGGCAGCTACAAATACATGATGGCCTTCTTCTAATTTAAGTATAGCCTaataaagacatttaaatcaaatacatGAAAAGATTTATGCATACAGCCTCCTTTTACATGAACCTtgccaaattaaataaaaccttctttaaaaataaattttaatttttaaaaagtgccAGTCGGTACTGATATAGAAAGAAATGTCAATAGCCCAATTTGAATCTTTGGAAATCTATTCatgattattatacaaaatatttgtttgatatgCACCTGTTTCTGGAAGCTGTCCAATTCAAATGGATATGAATGTGccatgtcttttattttttctttaaaatctgGCACCGGTAGGGATACATCAATCATTTCGGCCCACTCGGTAGATGTGACTCCGAGCTTCACGGCAGAgtttgttatgtttaatattggTATCTCGGGAAGTTCTACCGGTGGTCTGATGATGGTGCTCTCTAAGAAATTATCTTCTTCCTTGTCTTTTTCGATTTGTATCTTCTTAATCGGTTTCGAGACCTCATTTTTCTCATTTTCGTCATCTTTCCAGAGAcctatataatgttaaatataagtaatgaagcataatatttttccaaaccCTTATATATCTACGTAGatattgtatttaagttttttatatatgaataatgttataacGCAAGTGTTAATGctctataacaaaaatagtgttataaaaatttcaataaatcttatatgtattttatcagAATAATCTATAATtgctaaaattattgtttttgaaaatacttataaattaattgttttcattttagtgTGACTAtagttacaatttatatatatatatgtataatgttgttaataaatatgaaaattaacaaGGACtttgtttatgatattttgttaGATAATAGTTTACCAACTAAGTGTGCATTATTATCAACCACTTCTTCCAAATCAATATCTATCTTGAGATCCAGTTCTTGAGTTTTATCCTCTTGTACATCTTTCTGATGATCAAGTAAAGTCATTCCGTCTTCAGCAAACAAAACAGCCTCCTTTGAACCTGGCGCTGTTGATAAAATGTCTGAAAAAGTATTAAGGCAATTGTAACAGTTGAAAGTAGGAGTTTGGCTTCTAAATATGGatagtttgtatataaaaacaatgtgtCTCTTGGATTGACAACATGTAACtttcgttttttaaaaatgctgatgcaattataattttttttttcgcattTTAAAAGATGttacatttagattttttacacaattatttaaatatgaattgctAAGGATTTTGTTTAAGGCTATTAGTATTTCcttccttttattatttttttttatgtataattaattctataacaCCTTCTCCTAGAAATTTTCCAGGCTCATCatcttcaaaattaatttcaatttcggAACTCTGTGCCGCCTCATCCAACATCTTTTGCAGTTCCTCCTCAAAACCAGCTGGTAAAAAAGGATTTTGAGTAGTTGTGCCTCTAGTAGCCAAGTTAGGAGGCAATGGAGCCCGAGACATGGATAGATTATCTTCGTCATCTTGAATTGGTATATTTATCTCTTCCAGACCTATAATTTCCCCTGTTCTAGGATCTCGAACAACCTTAATTAAGgaagaaaattatgtaattcgTAACTTAatctattctttaaataaaatagatgacattttacattttttatgtaatttggAAATAGAAGCGTTCATTAACTTACTTCGAGTGTGGTATCAATACCTAGTTCTTCATCATCGCTTTTGAACAAAGAATCTATATCCGATTTTCTGTGCCAATGTGTTTGTGATCTCTCCCATTTATGAATTGATAGTTTCTCCGGTTTCAAAAGATAATCTTTTATGCTTTCACTTAAATCTTCAAAAATCGGTGGTGGCTGGAACATAcggattattatattttataacgtcaGTGTAAACAGAACAAGTAACAATTTATTCCAAGATATTACCTTTATGTCTGAAAATAATTTCTcatcatattttaaagacataatAGTAAAATGTTAGCTTACTAAAggtgttttaatataactcgtgtattatattttacagccAACTTTCCAgctatttgttttgaattaaatgacAGTTGACAGTTGACAGTTGTCATATAATCATGGTTGTTGTGCTCATGTCACATAGgtatacacatatacatacataattgaataaataaaatcttaactcatttaacaacaaatatacagatatatcCATCGATCTAAATTCATCCACAATTTATGCGCTTGACAGGACGATCGTAACCTTtagtttgaattatttatgaacaatAGCTGAACTTGTTCAGGAGTGTTCaccgttatattttaatttctgcaATCTTTACtccttataaatattgaaaacataaaatctcACCTACATACTACACCTACACTggtgtagtatttttttattaatgtacatCCAGGatatgaaattgttatttgttaacaaagatttttatgacatctaataattatagatttaaGAATTTctcgatttaaaatatatttaaaagtagtattatttattttaaatggttaaggagctgttttaaaaaaaattgtttactattttggctacaaatataatttcttttttatttggttacttttatattaggaTTTACACTGTTTATGACtcatataataatgagatttaTGGATATAATACGTGTaatgtttttagttttattatgcaCACTTAGTTTGATTATGAAATGGTACCTTAAGTAAACTCCTCTTTTCCGAGTTGAAATTTTTTCCgagttgaaatataaaaatatttgagatgTAAGAAGtagttacttaaattatatttacataataatatattgaatataatgaaattcttGAATCGTTTTCAAAtgctattttcaataaaaatctgaattcaagcaattttaaagtataacaaaatattacgtcTACCTAAAtaggtaatttattattaaaattcaaaacgtAACTATATTATGTACTACAATGAGCATGAAATTATGTTACTATTATgcatatcttttatatacttacgAATAAAATGTTCTAGAATGCCTTTGTTAATAATGTAAGTGTATGGAGTAACTTATTGTATGAGGATTTCTAAAAGGTCATTTCGAAAGAAATTTTTTGCTCCTATCTTATTTCCGCAACATATGAAGTAATAAGACGAAAGTTACATCAATATCTGTTGAAgccataaaaatatcaaaaatagttttgtgtataaaaaaaatattcggttCGATTGGGAAAAACTTGCACTTTcgttttagataaaaatataataataatatacggcTTACATCAAGTGTTTTTCGTGCGTTTTCAAtggatttctttttttttattggaataaaCCCTCCAATTTATAttgtgataatataatttaaaattaatggcgTTTTGTCGACGTTATCTCCTTTTTTACCTATATTGTGAcgagtatatattttcagaatattaaaaaaaaagaacaaaacaagaaaaattgGGTAGcactataaaatatgaacatcGTTTCCTAATTCAAGTTTGACTTTTACgagaatatttagtttttcgtaaatttaactaaaaatattttctcacgctttttaacaattatttgttttatgatatccgttaaacatttaaaatactaaaggatttatcaaaaaatatgtatgttttttgcTAAACAGTGATAGATTGTGGGTTAGCGTATACTTCCAAGGTCCCATCTTAAGCCCCACCAGCCAGAACGATCATTTGAGTTTCGAACGTTCGCCGCACGCgtcttttagaaaataaaatattaaagactttgatgtatttaaaaacatgacTCCAATAAACATAAGGACTTGTGTGTTGTTGACggttcttaaaattatttatacaaacggATTATCCTtggtaagaattttttttttataaatttaaatattaagtaacgttttacaacataaacattatttttttaatatatgtgtattatctttttttttgtttagtttaagACGTTATTGCTATTAGTctttatgagtttttttttattattaattttatatattaaattgatatataatttaaattgatgtgAATATATCACGTTTTGTACAATGGAAACCTAGGCGACGTTTGCCAgtgtgaataataaaaagataacatacgttttttttttattacaaattaaatttaaccatTGTTGATTGGAATTAGTTACGAGTAGTTTTGACTTTAGCTATTCGgattgaaatgtttttcttgTTCAATATAATAGCTCATAAACGATCGTTCAGGCGTAATGATTttctgataattattattgatgatGTAAGAATTGATTAtacttaagtattttattaaataatcgttttatatgtctattgttttttatagctAAACGTTTGCaggaaatatatgtaatagatatcgattaaaatatttaaatatataaatatatatcattgatTGTGTTTGaagtttattgaatattatgtaaaccttaagaaaatatttataattcatcaCGTTACATAAACGTCCTACGGAGAGCTTTCAAGGCGAAGCGGGAAGTATTTCGCAACCGGTCGCACAATGTCTCTCCATGTTaacataaattgttttatcacTAGATGTTCTCTTTAAAAAtctagaatattaaataatatactatatttattgacaatgacaattaaacgaggaaaaagaaaaaagtttatCGATTGTTACAATCAATGGTAgtggttaaaaaattataagttatattgttatatgctAGACACAAGTTTGCATCGTCTCATaatacggagcgttaatagtttttattcacaaatattcgcacattattttatgaaaatatgaaaatattgaatggGAAATGGGATACGCTTCGAATTTAGTACCGGTGCAGTCTAGCGGTTAGGTAAGCATGCTATTGTACAATATTAGTACGATTTCCGAGTGAACGACGAGATGATTTATCAATCAAAACCTTTGAAACTGTAAACTATTTGGTGTATTTCAACTTATACTAagagtaaatttatttgataaaaaaaataaataattattattatgatttatatcgGTGTATAAtcatagataattttaaacaaataggTATGtcataatgtttgtttttttaggaaaaaatatataaaattatgccaaataattattctgatacaaaaattattgtataggttactaaattaatagatatataaagttttatttacgtCTTAACTGTACagaattttccttatatacatttttttattaaataaataacattttgtttgctctgtcattattttttgtaattatcttTACCTTGAATGACTTACAAcgtaatatagtaaaaaaaatcacaaagccattaatatgtataacaataattaaatgatataaataataatatattaattgcatgtattgaaatgttaaatgtCATGttcattataagtaaaatatttttaaatatattttttttatttgttagaaagccaatatattt includes:
- the LOC116772958 gene encoding superkiller complex protein 2, yielding MSLKYDEKLFSDIKPPPIFEDLSESIKDYLLKPEKLSIHKWERSQTHWHRKSDIDSLFKSDDEELGIDTTLEVVRDPRTGEIIGLEEINIPIQDDEDNLSMSRAPLPPNLATRGTTTQNPFLPAGFEEELQKMLDEAAQSSEIEINFEDDEPGKFLGEDILSTAPGSKEAVLFAEDGMTLLDHQKDVQEDKTQELDLKIDIDLEEVVDNNAHLVGLWKDDENEKNEVSKPIKKIQIEKDKEEDNFLESTIIRPPVELPEIPILNITNSAVKLGVTSTEWAEMIDVSLPVPDFKEKIKDMAHSYPFELDSFQKQAILKLEEGHHVFVAAHTSAGKTVVAEYAIAMSRRNCTRAIYTSPIKALSNQKYNDFNKMFGEVGLLTGDLQINATASCLVMTTEILRSMLYCGSDVTRDLEFVIFDEVHYINNTERGYVWEEVLILLPAHVSIVMLSATVPNTLQFADWVGRTKKRKVYVVSTPKRPVPLCHYLYTGSGGKSKNERFLVVDQEGAFQLRGYNEAAAAKKARENEYKKSFGPKGGKQFGNPKAEQTMWVAFIDHLRSCDKLPVVAFTLSRNRCDQNAENLMSVDLTTAKEKSHIKSFFMRCLQRLKEPDRKLPQVIRLQRVLENGIGVHHSGILPLLKEIVEMLFQSGHVKILFATETFAMGVNMPARTVVFDDITKFDGIQSRSLAPAEYIQMAGRAGRRGLDDTGTVIILCKEGVPDQVTLKGMMLGTPQKLSSQFRLTYAMILSLLRVATVSVEGMMQRSFREFHQICQADNNRKQLQLAEKEYSEKCSTPLPSHLAPLATFYDIAIQYIDVLNDIMPILLNQSKVVKEFVSGKVLIISAGPFINQLGVYLNNSGPRQTPYKVLVLNTAEQDTARYNFDVDENWYRMLGFSKLYENIGTEESTMDHTILCIAPKNIVAVTKTNLKIDANLIIRDWEQRQMPRFKDAPVGATCGRSVQELCQLSHASRTSTAGLETLSLTQALAITTGEILQTLDKMNKYKSELEAQKKYTDIANFKSEFAVVYERKQAERKRDKYKRLLSFENLALYPDYQRRLMVLRELNYIDDHDSVILKGRVACCMGTNELIISELVFRNVFTDKNPAEIAALLSCFVFQAKTRVEPALTEKLQAGVKAIEQIDDELTRIEAKYMVGQFEGQAERLNFGLVRVVYEWALEKPFAEIIDLTDVQEGIIVRCIQQLHELLVDVKDAAVAIGDPKLQAKMMEASTAIKRDIVFAASLYTTQRETVIL